CATATGGATCGAAGCAGATTCAAGATGGAGCCCGTATGCATCTGTGCCAAGAGACAATTGTGACAGTTACAACCTTTGTGGTGCCTATGGAAATTGTATTATCGGTGAGTCACCCGTCTGTCAATGTTTGAAAGGCTTCCGGTCTAAATCACCAGAAACATGGAACCCAGAGGAATGGTCTCAAGGATGTGTGCGCACTACTCAGTTGAGCTGCCAAGATGAAGATACTACAGAtgggtttattaaattttctggGCTCAAATTGCCGGATACTACAAACTCTTGGGTCAACAGAAGTATGAATCTTAAGGAATGCAGGATCAAATGCTTGAGCAACTGTTCCTGTATGGCTTATACAAATTCAGATATCAGAGGAGAAGGTAGTGGCTGCGCCATCTGGTATGGCGATCTAATCGATATCAGACAGATTCAAGGTGGGCAGGATCTATATATTCGAATGCCGGCTTCAGAATTAGGTATGAAGCCATTTTCGATGCTAATCATTTGTGTTTTTGCATAATTGAGCCTATTTTATTGCAACAAGATTATGATTTTGTCTTGCCATAGCTTCTTTTTAAATCATTCGACTGAGTCTTGACTTAATTTTCTTTGATATGTATTGCATACCAACCATGAAGAGGGGGGTGAGCATAAGAGAATGGTGGTGATAGTGATATATGTAGTTGCCTCTGCCATAGTTTCTGGGATGCTAGTAATTGCCTATTTCATATGCAGAAGCAGGACAAAGTTTAGAGGTAATGTTAGTTTCTCCAACTTCCAGAAATCCTATTGCCATATATGAAGCAGCAGAAGATCGAGATTAGTCTGGTTTTTGTTGCTGTTTACAGAGCCCTtgtatttaatcatttttttttttttttggcattataATGatatactttttcttctttcctgcACAATAACTTGCCTCTCAAACAATTATTTGAGCCATAATCGAAAAGATGagccattttctatttttttgtccTGAGCTATTAGCCCTTTTCTAAATGGCTCTTAATCAGATCATGGTTCTGGCTGAACTACTCTGTACTCATTCCAAACTTATGAGTTAAAGTTACCCGAATCTGATTTCCTGTGTAATGTGaacaccatttttcttttatcagaGAAAATGGAGAGCAATGTGAGAATAGATCAGAGCATTGAAGAGGGAAAAGAAGACCTGGAGCTCCCCCTCTTTGACCTAGCTACTATAGCTAATGCCACCAACAACTTTTCAATTGACAATAAGCTTGGGGAAGGTGGTTTTGGAGTTGTATACAGGGTAACCTACAACATACTAGTTTGAGGACCCTAAAGAAAAAAGCTGCACTCATTGTATTTAGTATATGGTAATCTTACTGAATTTGTGAATTTCCAGGGTACACTAGAAGATGGACAACAAATTGCAGTGAAGAGGCTTTCTAGAAGTTCGGGACAAGGATTGAATGAGttcaaaaatgaagttatattGATCGCCAAACTCCAGCACCGAAATCTTGTTAGACTTCTTGGTTTTTCCATTCAAGGAGAGGAGAAAATGCTAATCTACGAATATATGACCAACAAGAGCTTGGATTTCttcatttttggtttgaattcctcataatatattaattttagcCAAATATGCAACTACTTCTTACTTTCTGTTTTATAGTTCAAGGTGGACAATGGATTTAACATAAATGATAAACTTTCCAGATCAAGCAAAAGGTAAAGTTTTGGACTGGTCCAAACGCTTCAATATTATCTGCGGTCTTGCACGTGGGCTTCTCTACCTTCACGAAGATTCTAGATTGAGGATTATTCATAGGGATCTCAAAGCAAGTAACGTGTTACTTGATAGCGAGATGAACCCAAAAATCTCAGATTTTGGTATGGCTAAAACCTTCGGAGGAGACCAGACCGAAGGAAATACAAATAGAGTTGTTGGAACCTAGTAAGTGCAATTTAGCATGCTCCACATACaattttttctaatcaataaGTCTCATTCTTGATGGTTTTCTGCAGTGGTTATATGGCACCCGAGTATGCCATTGATGGGCTTTTCTCAGTAAAGTCCGATGTCTTTAGCTTTGGGATATTATTGCTGGAGATAGTAAGTGGAAAGAAAAATCGGGGGTTTCACAATCCAGACCACAGTCTTAACCTTATTGGACATGTGAGTGTTCCAAAGagttacatttatattttaatcttaATAGACAATGAATGACAGGAAAGTTGCAAAATGTTTTAGGCATGGAAATTGTGGCAAGAAGGCAGACCATTAGAACTGATTGATACATGTTTAGAGGACTCCTGCACTGCATCACAGATATTGCATTGCATCCATGTCAGTCTCTTATGTGTGCAGCTGCATCCTGAGGATAGGCCAAGCATGTCGTCTGTGGTTATGATGTTGGCAAGTGAGAGCTCATTGCCTGAACCTAAAGAACCTGGTttcattttgggaaaaaattcACTCAAGCTCGACCAATTCTCTTCAACAAATGAGATAACTGTTACGAGGTTAGAGGCTCGATAGTAAATCATTCTAGTATTTGTATTGTACTCTGCATATTCTATAAACAATATTGTTCATCTGTAAATTTGAACTTCACTGTTATTTGGTTTACTTTTTGACATGCTTCATTTGCACTACTCTTTTCTTCGGACACATAATGATCTAACCGGATGAAAGGATGAAAAAGAGACATAGAATTAAAGTAGTTTGACATATGGTTTACATTCACACGTCAAGGCATTTTCTTGAATACATTTTTCCTTGATCATCTGATTATATATAAgactatttatagagaaagagtCTAAACGCTACACATCTCTTCTACTtataaaacaacaataaatttaatttacacAAATCATCTTGTAGCTCTTAAGTTCTTGTAACTTTTGTTTCAATAGTTTTTGCCTGAATTAACCCGATTTTTATGCTCAACCAGGATTTCGACCTATATCTCTCTATCAAATGAATAGAAGCATGATATTTAGCTCTACAAGATCCCTTAATTTCACAAATTCCAAACCCTATAAGCTCATTATTCTCAATCAGTAACATCCATCCGTTATTGAACATTCCtgaaagtaaatataatcgTTTAGTTACACAATTAAGTTATCaacttaattagaaaaaaaaaaaaaaaaaaaaaaaaaaaaaaagttatcaactTGAAGCAATTAAAATCCAAGCTAGAACTGAAATCCCCAACTTCCATGTATAAAAAATCATAATCCTCAAATTGTTTCAAAGTAATTGTAAACCCATTACAATTTGAATGAATCTACATGTAATTCTTCTAACATCTATAAACAAGATACATTCATCAATTTTGAAATATGAAAGTACCCCAATTTCAGCATTTTAGAACCCTAGTTTTGCAATTCCTCAATTCATAATAATGtagcttgaattttttttaagttgacaCCATAAAATGAAAGAACACGTCATAAAACATGCCTCTATGTGATCAATTGAAGGAAAAAAGTAATCTTACTTAGGTCGGGTAGGGCGTCATCAACGGGTTTGGCTGAAATTTAAGTTTTCTGGCGAGTTTTATGAAAGATTTTATAACGCGAAAatataaagcaaaataataaataagagaagATAAATAGATACAAGATTAAGGTgattcggcaatatgcctacatccacacactaaagccCTATAGGCCGcatcttttttttattactcACATAGAAGGCTTTAATATATAGAAGCTAAAGGAAGAGAGACTCTCATAcattagcaatgtgggacaagttcaCATATTTTCTGACATtccttttcaaactcaaggcgGAGACTAGTGAAATCTTGAGTTTGTTTCTTGATCGGTGACGAAGGCCGAAATGGGCAACTGGAGACTTGTTGGAGACAATGGCGCCGAGGGAGGTTGCTAGAATTGATAGCGCCGAAAATTGGAAATATTGGCGGTTGTGAACTTCGGTTACTATTGCCAGGATAACAACATCAGCAACTTTTGGCCAAAATGGGCCAAACATGGGCCTTAAAAGGAAAGGaagccaactatgggctaaAAAATGCctgagttttaaacaatactaCAAAAGCCAAAATATTGGTCTAAGTCAAACATAACAATAGAACACCAAATAATGGGCCAAAAAATCGGTTTAGGTCAACAAATGACCAATAAAAGACCAATGAATTAGGCCAACAAAAGGACAAAATAATACGAGCAACTAtggcctcttttgattttttttttttttaccacttGGGCCAAACATGGCTCTTggggctcttttttttttttttttctcaaatgttttttttttttaataagatccTATTCTCAGATTACATAAGCTAGGATAAGGATGACCATATTTCCATAACCAAACAGAGCTAAATCTGACTTAAACCAGAATAGCatattcctaaactagaataggaatataTGCTGAATAAGAAGTAAACCTATTGCCAGACAACCTTCTTcctcttcaatttctttctccCAATTTACAGTAGGTTGCGGCGATGGGCCTAGGTTGCGGCGCGGCTGAGTTTTGGACGATGGGCTGACGCTGGCCAGCAGGTGGCGACACCTCTAGGTCACGGACTGATGGAGGGGAAGATTTTCGTGGTGGTGCACTCGTGGGTTGGCGGAGAGCTGTGTGATGGTGGATGGCTTGCGGTGCACTCGTGGGTTGTCGAACGGAGAGTTGTGCGATGGTGGACCAGGATTTGTGGTTGACGGCCTCGATCTGATCGTGTTGCCATACTCCTGAGATCTAACCAGATGCGCGACCGAGCGTAGCCGTTTGGGTTGTTGGGGTCGCAGATCGAGCATCATGATCTGTGATAAGGCCGTGAGGGATATATGCCAGTGTTTGAACTGTTAGTGGCTGGTGATAGCAACATTTAATGAAGGCGAGAAGAACTGAAGGACTGAGAACGACACCGGTGATGGCCGTGGATGGGTCAGCCGGAGGAAGTGGGTTGGCTCTACGTGGATCCGACTGGCgacaaaaactttttttttttttcaacagaaataaaacaatacagATGAAAGGGTTTCATGATTGTGAAATCAATTGAAACAAAAGATAACAAACATCAAAGAAAATTGCAATCCATACAATGAAagattttataaatataaagtaGAATAATAAACATGAGAAGATAAATAGACACAAGATTAAAGTAGTTCAACAATATGTCTTTATCCAATATCCATAGACTGAAGTCTTATACACtacatcttatttttattgagtaAATTGATAATACATAGAATGTTTCAATATATAGAAGTCAAAGAAAGAGACTCATAcattagcaatgtgggacaagttcaTTTTAGAGCAAGAGAAGGCCAACTATGGTGTTTATGGGTTGATTTCCATTAAGAAACTATTTGAATTAGGCATACATTTTCTGGAAAATTATGTTGTACTAATATCAATAATCTAGTATATAAACTTGCATACTTAATTAAGTACTAGTTGatcttttttctctttacagtttttccttctcttttcatTTAATCTTAAATTAAAGatactattattttaaataaatatatgtattcAGTTGTTGAACCAGTACTGATTCAACATTAGTTAGTTAAACCAACAAACCATTGTATTAAATCTTTAATGATTTGATAATCAAAATATGATTCTGATAACTATATATGATGTAAGCAATGCCTTTTCTGGCATCATCGATCCtacctttaaaaaaagaaaaaagaaagagtggaGTCAAACAAAAACGCAAGAAATAAATATACCCAAGAAGTGTCGCCACACATATTCCGTTAAATGTTTTTTGTTGATCAGAATCCACGGGGATGATTTTGATGAACCTCAATCTTCAAATCATGGCCAACAGTACTGTCTGTCAATGATGGAAAGCTAGCATCGATCAAAGGTGTGCGGTTGCTTTTAACGACCCTCATGCTCCAAGACCACGTCAAGTGTCTCATGCATTCAAGCAACCTTTTGCGTGGCCCAAACTAGTGGCTAGCTGCAATGGATTTCTAGCCTCTCTATAATTATTATGACGTTCATCTTGCgtatatttttgtttaagttaacataaaaaaaataaataaataaataaaacagtaaaaatattttgatataatataaaagtaaaagtattaTCAAACAATAGTCCATTTATGAACGCACACTTGGCAGCACGACGTCCACATGGCATGCTTTTCCTCTAAAAGTAAATATAGTgaatatatactttttattaattttaattttttcaaatgatggaggttatatattttactttctGGACAAGGCAATAGGATTGAACATTATGGAGAAGACCGTGTGTAGGATTCGTGAAGCAGAAggcaaattttcaattttatgtcTTTAGTAGGGCTCCTCTAGGAATCATGAAGGATAATAATGGTCATGAGGTGGATGTTTCTGATAATCCAAGGGAAACCCATCCTTTTCTCATCACAAAGAGAAAAGCTACTTTATTTGTAGGACAAAATGGCCCATGAGGAATCCAGTATTCTCTTGGATAATTGAAACTCTTGCTTTAGTGCTTCATTAAGCATATACCTTAaggtttttgtagttttaattTGTTCATACAAGATATAATGGTATGTATgcctagaaaaacaaaaacaaataaataattaatggtACGTGTTGATGTAGTTGACCGCATGCTTCCAGTCAGGAGGAGCtgcaagaaaaaggaaggatgTTAGAGGGGGTCATGACACAAAAAGAATAATGTTTTAGGGGCGTTTTTTAATTGAGTATTTTTAATAAAACGACCCCATCAGAGatcattttaatagtaaaacGACAGAGAGCGATTTGCTACGCTAGGTTGTACTTGATGAATAGTGCGTTTGGATCTTTGATAGGCAGTGGAGAGTTATTATGCGAAAAAATGTGCCCAATTTTTTGCCGGGCAGTTTGATCAAAGGCCCTGGTACTCTTTGGGCCACTGGTCCATGTGGGCCTTTGGTCTAGCTATCTAATAATTCTACTTCATGAAGCTTTGGCGGGCGggttttgtatttattaaattttaaagttttagaGTTAGAGTGGAGGTTAAAAATTTAGGAAatatgattagaaaaaaaaaataataaatattcagCTTTGAATGGTATTTActtaaaagattttatttatataacTTAGAGATGTATAGTTTAGAGTTAGggttataattaaaatttaaaaggaattATGGATTAGAGTGGCAATATTTAATAATACCATCATGTCAagctaataaattaaaatttgtgaCAGTAATTTAGGCTCAATATTTAAGAAAACACGTCATAATTGGTCTTAAGTGATGAGAGGATGACGAGAGATTAGTTTAGATCCGAGATTCAAGTCTTAAtccaaacaaaatagaaaaaagaggagaagtCAACCATAACAGTTCCAACATCTGATTTCAAAATTTTCgagctatatatatactttctgCAGAACAATTCTAACTTAGTGAGCTCTGACAAGAAAATAATAGATTATtctcgttcatatatatatatataaaaaacacaagaaaatcaaataaaaatgatatattgttaattaggtCAGCAGTGAGCTCACATAGGTTTGTCAACCATTCTGAAACCTTAACATTAGCAAACCATCTTGGATTCTTGGGCATGGCCAACTCTCTGCAAACCTTCTTTCTGTGCCATCAAAACCAGATTAATTAATGAGTTGGATTTTGTTGACTAAAACAAGAACgataaaacagaaaaacaaataaataaatcaggCAAATCCATATCTAAGGAGGATTAATGATGCTAATGGGACTGCCAACCATGTGAAAATGTTATGCATAGTCCAATTTGCACCGGCCGTAAGgagcttattattattattttttttgaatatattgcaaatatatatatatatatatatatataaaagtaaatgcttgaatctttagaatttttttattttattttttataataaaaataggagtattttaaaaattttaacaagatttaaagaaaaaatttaacggaataaggtaattgaaaaaaaattaaaaatttaatacttttaattaagaattttttaattttaaaatgtgtaaaagtttaaaaaaaatttctaaacattttccaaatatttATGTAGCGTGTAACATTAGTCTTGACCCACTAATCTCGCGTTCATCCAAAATTGAGTAGTCAGATATTATGGGCAGATTTgactttttcctctttttctttattcttaaaaaataaaaataataataataataataaaaggtctACATTCAATTTTGTTGGAAGGAGGGCATAAACGTATATTCATATATGTGTTATGGGTGGTCAGCATGCAGAGTGCGCTACGTCATCTCATTTTGTCCACTCGCAATTTAGGCCAAAAGTCAGACGCCACCACCCAATTATAACAGTCTTAAACATGACAAACAAAACTCACGTAATTGGACCCCAAAACCCAATTAATCTCCAATAGAATCCATTTCCAATTCGTCATCATACACCATCACTAATAGAAACAtctattttataaatattttacaaaattaatcTAACAACCCCTAATagatttacatttttattttataattatttcttaCGGTGTTGATCTGGCCATCCAAATTcatctttagattttttttaaacgatgACTTATCTAAAAATTGATTAAGACTGTCTAAAACTTGTCAGGTTAATTTTGTAAGATATTTATAAAATGTTTCTGTGTTATTTAGGAGTCGTGCTATGGGGCTGCCAAATTAAGACAGCCTAACGTCagccaaaaattaaaaataataataataataattttttttttttagctaaatttttatgagttaatatttaggttctaatgttttaaaacttgttttgagattcaaaactaaaacctatgAATAGGAGGTTAACCCTTTAAGATGGTATCACCTAAAAtggattcgatcatcctaaatttagtgttAATGCCTCATTTTTTGtgctaatacttcaaatttaatactaatatctcaaatttagATTTCTCTTATaacatctttcttcttcaattaaaaataaaaaataaaaaaaaaataaggaaaatggcTTACGCTtggctgacaattttgacaaCCTGAAATCTCTACTCGTTATTTAGATTCATCTAAAAATTGATTGAGACTACCCGATAAACATTGTGGTATAATTATGACTCAGGTAATAACTTCTAAACTTTGTCAAAGTCAATTTTGTgagatatttataaaatatttgtttgcgttttagtatttctttaaataaaattactaaaaaaaatatcaacgGCTCAGATTCACCGATCTCTCCCATTGGCCCACCTCAACCACAACCATTCGAAATCGATGGCTGTCCACCAATATTCCACAGCCCACCCTGTCTACACTCTACACGCTCACACGCCACCTTCTCTTTGTCCTCACATGCGtacctttctttttcattgggCAAGTCTATGAAATGCACATtaacaaaaccccaaaaaataataaatcaaaattaatcaCATCTTCTAGAGCCTTAAGTTTGCAACCAACGACCATGATGATGATTGAT
This genomic interval from Corylus avellana chromosome ca3, CavTom2PMs-1.0 contains the following:
- the LOC132173746 gene encoding G-type lectin S-receptor-like serine/threonine-protein kinase At4g27290 — translated: MDFYVFMLMGANILLIFSGFSNSIAADTITQSQSISEGRTLVSKDGSFELGFFSPGGSSDYRYLGIWYKNIPVRTVVWVANRHKPIKDLSGALMINNRSKNLVLLSQNTSVVVWSANSTKEASSPIAQLLDDGNLVLRDGKDENPENYLWQSFDYPCDTLLPGMKLGWDLKKGLDRRLSAWKNMDDPSPGDFTWGIQLTNYPEAVMWKGSEKFYRSGPWNGLRFSGAPELKANPVFEFKFVSNENEVFYTYQLINKSVITRMVMNQTNYSRQRFIWIEADSRWSPYASVPRDNCDSYNLCGAYGNCIIGESPVCQCLKGFRSKSPETWNPEEWSQGCVRTTQLSCQDEDTTDGFIKFSGLKLPDTTNSWVNRSMNLKECRIKCLSNCSCMAYTNSDIRGEGSGCAIWYGDLIDIRQIQGGQDLYIRMPASELEGGEHKRMVVIVIYVVASAIVSGMLVIAYFICRSRTKFREKMESNVRIDQSIEEGKEDLELPLFDLATIANATNNFSIDNKLGEGGFGVVYRGTLEDGQQIAVKRLSRSSGQGLNEFKNEVILIAKLQHRNLVRLLGFSIQGEEKMLIYEYMTNKSLDFFIFDQAKGKVLDWSKRFNIICGLARGLLYLHEDSRLRIIHRDLKASNVLLDSEMNPKISDFGMAKTFGGDQTEGNTNRVVGTYGYMAPEYAIDGLFSVKSDVFSFGILLLEIVSGKKNRGFHNPDHSLNLIGHAWKLWQEGRPLELIDTCLEDSCTASQILHCIHVSLLCVQLHPEDRPSMSSVVMMLASESSLPEPKEPGFILGKNSLKLDQFSSTNEITVTRLEAR